From one Acidobacteriota bacterium genomic stretch:
- a CDS encoding ComF family protein, whose amino-acid sequence MARAVFDDLVTAFFPGDCSACGGPLLRTGASPLCDECIDGLQAQSAALCVRCGEALDIDGLHYERQFGARALLCSPCRLAPPQFERAAAWGLYEDRMRELIHLLKYEGVRSAAKPLGKLLARVIASMDDSATMGRELVVIAVPLFPAKQRQRGYNQSVLIADEALAELRRDSTVKTRTAHSALRRVRDTESQFGLTASGRRRNLRGAFLVADPAAVAGCEVLLVDDIYTTGATARECARMLRQAGAEKVWVATVARAQREMVASWDAQAANVAVWDAG is encoded by the coding sequence GTGGCTCGTGCAGTATTCGACGATCTGGTAACAGCTTTCTTTCCCGGTGATTGCAGTGCCTGTGGGGGGCCATTGCTCAGGACCGGGGCTTCCCCGTTATGTGATGAATGTATCGATGGGCTGCAAGCACAGTCGGCGGCGCTGTGCGTTCGCTGCGGCGAGGCATTGGATATCGACGGCCTGCACTATGAGCGGCAGTTTGGCGCCCGGGCCCTTTTGTGTTCGCCGTGCAGGCTGGCTCCCCCGCAGTTTGAACGCGCCGCGGCGTGGGGTCTTTATGAAGACCGCATGAGGGAGCTGATTCATCTGCTGAAGTATGAAGGCGTTCGTTCGGCCGCAAAGCCGCTGGGCAAGCTGCTGGCGCGCGTGATTGCTTCGATGGACGATAGCGCTACGATGGGGCGCGAGCTGGTTGTGATTGCAGTGCCGCTGTTCCCGGCCAAGCAGAGACAGCGGGGCTATAACCAGTCGGTGCTGATCGCCGATGAGGCCCTGGCCGAGTTGCGGCGTGACAGTACGGTGAAGACGCGGACGGCGCATAGCGCGCTGCGGCGTGTGCGCGATACGGAGAGCCAGTTTGGACTGACGGCCAGTGGGCGGCGGAGGAATCTTCGCGGCGCGTTTTTGGTTGCCGATCCGGCGGCGGTAGCGGGGTGTGAAGTCCTGCTGGTCGACGACATCTATACCACCGGTGCGACGGCTCGCGAGTGCGCTCGCATGTTGCGCCAGGCGGGAGCGGAGAAGGTCTGGGTTGCTACAGTCGCTCGCGCGCAGCGGGAGATGGTGGCGAGTTGGGATGCACAGGCTGCGAACGTCGCAGTCTGGGACGCAGGATGA
- a CDS encoding HNH endonuclease yields MQSGKMRKQGLSGKRHAGHLPGHASRVALTEVEVRAGVFRQPVMQTPVLVLNASYEPINICGARRALVLVLKGVARTEEEQGQQLHAARIQMAMPSVIRLLEYRRIPHQTRALSRKNILLRDRNCCQYCEVVLTAAELTLDHVIPRSRGGLSTWENLVACCHNCNRRKGNQMLHELTDMKLKREPRPFSLHTSRHIMRMIGSADAAWRKYLYFEHSEPAA; encoded by the coding sequence ATGCAATCGGGCAAGATGCGGAAGCAGGGATTGAGCGGGAAGCGGCACGCCGGGCATCTGCCGGGCCATGCCTCGCGTGTGGCGCTGACCGAAGTGGAGGTGCGGGCCGGGGTCTTTCGGCAGCCGGTGATGCAGACTCCCGTGCTGGTGCTGAACGCATCGTATGAGCCGATCAATATCTGCGGCGCTCGCCGCGCGCTGGTGCTGGTGTTGAAGGGCGTCGCGAGGACGGAAGAGGAGCAGGGGCAGCAGTTGCACGCGGCCAGGATACAGATGGCGATGCCTAGCGTGATCCGGCTGCTGGAGTATCGCAGGATACCGCACCAGACGCGGGCGCTTTCGAGGAAGAACATTCTGCTGCGCGACCGCAACTGCTGCCAATACTGCGAGGTGGTTTTGACGGCGGCAGAGCTGACGCTGGACCACGTTATTCCGCGCTCACGCGGTGGCCTTTCAACGTGGGAGAATCTTGTTGCCTGCTGCCACAACTGCAACCGCAGGAAGGGCAACCAGATGCTTCATGAGCTGACCGACATGAAGCTGAAACGCGAGCCGCGGCCGTTCTCGCTGCATACGTCGCGGCATATTATGCGCATGATCGGCAGCGCCGACGCGGCGTGGCGCAAGTATCTTTACTTCGAGCACAGCGAACCCGCAGCCTGA
- the pabB gene encoding aminodeoxychorismate synthase component I codes for MSAWTKLPEYLRALAASSRDVVLLETSRFDADNAHSYLFLDPVETIVANALDEIPAMFERIECALADGMHVAGYIGYECGEHFVMRCGRVAAARGEDSLPLAWFGVYRKPFVFDHAAGAFAGDAPAEVTVEQASASALGDAAPRDLRLDIAEAEYTRTIERIKRYIEAGDTYQVNFTDAVTVRLPHSPATTFAALAAAQPVAYSALLHVGERHILSHSPELFFRVAAGGRIVARPMKGTMPRGLDSDGDARQAARLAADEKNRAEHIMIVDLLRNDLGRICRMGSVQVEELFAVERYRTLLQMTSTISGRMRVGPGWHEIFGALFPSGSITGAPKIRTMEIIRELERGPRGVYTGAIGHIAPTGEAAFSVAIRTLVVEDGVARMGVGGGIVADSAPEAEYRECQLKASFLQSRSVAFELIETMLFDGGGIVRLTLHLDRLAASAAYFDFVFERQEVEARLAAMVKDLLRGVRSRVRLLLGAPGGLTLSHSPLEEGPAEIVVRLSSSRVNSGDVFVRHKTTRREMYDRELARAREAGFDEVLFVNERGELTEGAISTLFVRSGGRLLTPPLACGVLPGVLRRHILATDPTAEERVLLPKDLDGADAVFLGNSVRGLRRVVRVEKTGPCLLSATRYVGSA; via the coding sequence TTGTCAGCATGGACCAAACTTCCTGAGTACCTTCGCGCGCTGGCGGCAAGCTCGCGCGACGTCGTGCTGCTGGAGACCTCGCGGTTCGATGCGGACAACGCACATAGCTATCTTTTTCTCGACCCCGTTGAGACGATCGTTGCAAATGCGCTGGATGAGATTCCGGCGATGTTCGAGCGGATAGAGTGTGCGCTTGCCGATGGAATGCACGTTGCAGGTTACATCGGCTATGAGTGTGGCGAGCACTTTGTGATGAGATGTGGTCGTGTCGCTGCCGCTCGTGGAGAGGATTCGCTGCCGCTGGCGTGGTTTGGTGTCTACAGGAAACCGTTTGTCTTCGATCATGCTGCTGGCGCGTTTGCGGGGGATGCGCCTGCTGAGGTTACCGTGGAGCAGGCTTCGGCGAGTGCGCTCGGCGATGCTGCTCCGCGCGATCTGCGGCTCGATATTGCAGAGGCCGAGTACACGCGCACGATCGAACGCATCAAGCGCTATATCGAAGCGGGCGATACGTACCAGGTGAATTTCACCGATGCGGTGACGGTGCGGCTGCCGCACTCGCCGGCGACGACGTTTGCGGCTCTGGCAGCGGCGCAGCCTGTGGCGTACAGCGCGTTGCTGCATGTTGGGGAGCGGCACATTCTTTCGCACTCGCCGGAGCTGTTCTTTCGTGTGGCGGCGGGCGGGCGCATTGTGGCCAGACCGATGAAGGGGACGATGCCGCGCGGGCTCGACAGCGACGGCGACGCGCGGCAGGCGGCGCGGCTTGCGGCGGACGAGAAGAACCGCGCCGAGCACATCATGATCGTCGACCTGCTGCGCAACGACCTGGGGCGCATCTGCCGCATGGGGTCGGTGCAGGTTGAGGAGCTGTTCGCGGTGGAGCGCTATCGCACACTGCTGCAGATGACGTCGACGATCTCCGGGCGGATGCGGGTTGGTCCTGGCTGGCATGAGATATTCGGCGCGTTGTTTCCTTCGGGGTCGATTACCGGGGCGCCGAAGATTCGCACGATGGAGATCATCCGCGAGCTGGAACGCGGGCCGCGTGGCGTCTACACGGGGGCAATCGGGCACATAGCGCCGACGGGCGAGGCCGCGTTCAGCGTGGCGATTCGGACGCTGGTGGTTGAGGACGGCGTGGCGCGTATGGGAGTTGGTGGCGGCATCGTCGCGGACTCCGCGCCGGAGGCGGAGTATCGCGAGTGTCAGCTCAAGGCGAGCTTTCTTCAGTCGCGGAGTGTGGCGTTCGAGCTGATCGAGACGATGCTCTTCGATGGCGGCGGTATCGTGCGGCTCACGCTGCATCTGGACAGGCTTGCGGCGTCGGCGGCGTACTTCGACTTTGTCTTCGAGCGGCAAGAGGTCGAGGCGCGGCTGGCGGCGATGGTGAAGGACCTGCTGCGCGGCGTTCGCTCGCGTGTGCGTCTGCTGCTGGGCGCGCCGGGCGGGTTGACGTTGTCGCATTCGCCGCTGGAAGAAGGTCCGGCGGAGATTGTTGTCCGTCTCTCATCGTCGAGGGTGAACTCCGGCGATGTCTTTGTTCGTCACAAGACGACAAGGCGAGAGATGTATGACCGGGAGCTGGCGCGGGCGCGTGAGGCGGGCTTCGACGAGGTGCTGTTCGTGAACGAGCGCGGCGAGCTGACCGAGGGCGCGATCAGCACGTTGTTTGTGCGCAGCGGAGGCCGGTTGCTGACTCCGCCGCTGGCTTGCGGAGTGCTGCCGGGGGTGCTGCGGCGGCATATTCTGGCGACCGATCCTACGGCTGAGGAGCGTGTTCTATTGCCGAAGGACCTCGATGGGGCGGATGCCGTTTTTCTGGGCAACTCGGTGCGCGGCCTGCGGCGTGTGGTCCGCGTCGAGAAGACGGGCCCGTGCTTGCTATCTGCTACGCGATACGTGGGTTCTGCGTAG
- a CDS encoding DUF1338 domain-containing protein: MRSDTGILRHLLETVSGPERSSRLFRVLVIHPDLKADGGPCVSRAVLAQALNMLLFEDLLERVPAAALYVDRCVAQGRTIMHDHGAVRTVAFRKMGTLPAGQEAITRVLRPLGYALNGVYPLERLRMTGRSHAQADYPEDIAQFFISELHPERFSPGFQIAVGRVTSTSTDPVTPEAAELLKTMETERSLSLKEATKLLPVLVAVFDRQHAEPALADYQKLLAESPEMAWIATEGNALNHATDRVADVDKLSAELKELKQPVKEAVETSQSGRVRQTAFQAARVMRRFKCADGTTIEREVPGSFYEFITRLRMPEKGGRQSLDLSFDSSNAHAIFKMAAGAGMTAGAKTANAK; encoded by the coding sequence ATGAGATCGGATACCGGGATCTTGCGGCATCTTCTGGAGACTGTATCGGGGCCTGAGCGGAGCAGCCGTCTCTTCCGCGTGCTGGTCATCCACCCCGATCTCAAGGCCGATGGCGGGCCGTGTGTCTCGCGCGCTGTGCTGGCGCAGGCCTTGAACATGTTGCTGTTTGAAGATCTGCTGGAGCGTGTTCCCGCGGCGGCGTTGTATGTGGACCGCTGCGTGGCGCAGGGACGGACCATCATGCACGACCATGGGGCCGTGCGCACGGTTGCGTTCAGGAAGATGGGCACACTGCCGGCTGGGCAGGAGGCGATCACGCGCGTGCTGCGGCCGCTGGGCTATGCGTTGAATGGCGTGTATCCGCTGGAGCGTTTGCGCATGACAGGCCGCTCGCACGCGCAGGCGGACTACCCGGAGGACATTGCGCAGTTCTTCATTAGCGAGCTGCATCCGGAGAGGTTTTCGCCGGGGTTCCAGATTGCGGTTGGGCGAGTGACCTCCACTTCGACCGACCCGGTGACGCCGGAGGCCGCGGAGCTGTTGAAGACGATGGAGACGGAGCGGTCGCTCTCGCTGAAGGAGGCGACGAAGCTGCTCCCGGTGCTGGTCGCGGTCTTCGACCGCCAGCACGCCGAGCCTGCGCTGGCGGATTACCAGAAGCTATTGGCGGAGTCGCCGGAGATGGCGTGGATCGCGACGGAGGGCAATGCCCTCAACCATGCGACGGACCGCGTGGCCGACGTCGATAAGCTCTCGGCGGAGCTGAAGGAGTTGAAGCAGCCGGTCAAGGAGGCGGTGGAGACATCGCAGTCGGGGCGGGTGCGGCAGACGGCGTTTCAGGCTGCGCGGGTGATGCGGCGTTTCAAATGCGCCGATGGCACCACGATTGAACGCGAGGTGCCGGGATCGTTCTACGAGTTCATCACGCGGCTGCGGATGCCGGAGAAGGGAGGCCGGCAGTCGCTGGACCTGAGCTTTGACAGCTCGAACGCGCACGCGATCTTCAAGATGGCTGCCGGCGCCGGGATGACAGCGGGTGCGAAGACGGCCAATGCGAAGTAG
- a CDS encoding FAD-binding oxidoreductase — translation MSTTTVSASSPFVLLPSSHARAHESFPSASSLEQALRQKVRGEVRFDAASRALYATDASNYRHIPIGLVIPLDEDDVIAAVAVCREFGAPVLSRGGGTSLAGQGTNAAVVFDFSKYMNRMGAVDPVTRTVHVQPGIVLDRVREAAEKFALTYAPDPATHSRCTIGGMIGNNSCGVHALMGGKTVDNIHSLDILLYDGTRLTVGANSDEDLARKIAAGGREGELHAGLKKIRDSYADLVREKFPNIPRRVSGYNLDELLPENRFNVARALVGSEGTCVIILGATLNLVESPQFRTLVGIGFEDVFIAADHVPLVLTFKPIGLEGMDGLLLDSLRSKQKALNDIPLLPEGRGFLLTEFGGATQQEADDRARTAAQALAGITTARIYNNDEAHRVWAIRESGLGATAFVPGKRTGWEGWEDAAVDPTQLASYLRSIYALMQEYDYHSPMYGHFGQGCVHMRLSFDLETEKGILAFREFMDKAADIALAHGGSLSGEHGDGQARGALLPKMLGPDLMEGLREFKRLFDPANRMNPNKLIDPHEIHEDLRLGADYKPWEPKTHFSFAEDQGSFAKATLRCVGVGACRKADAGTMCPSYMATGEEQHSTRGRAHLLWELMQREVLPDDWANEQVRESLDLCLSCKACKSECPVSVDMATYKSEFLSHHYEHHSRPLAHYAFGMIDRWARLASFAPGLVNALNSTPGISHLMKKVLHIHPSRTFPKFAKPFTPDRRMARDARRRRGDRREPLAADAPKVFLWADTFNNYFHPATMRAAHQVLTSAGFRVTVPNRHLCCGRPLYDFGLLDKAKQYLATVLDALTAEIEAGTPVVVLEPSCASVFRDELVNLFPSDPRAQKLRSQIFLLSEFLVRYAPEYEPPKIDGKIVVHGHCHHKAGPGMADEVKVLRATGAEVELLDSGCCGMAGPFGFEEDKYEVSQKLGERVLLPAVRNNREAIIVSDGFSCCEQITQNTSARPKHLAEVLAEAERL, via the coding sequence TTGTCTACGACCACTGTCTCCGCATCGTCTCCGTTTGTGCTGCTTCCCAGCTCGCATGCACGTGCCCACGAAAGTTTTCCTTCCGCCTCGTCGCTTGAACAGGCTCTGCGCCAGAAGGTGCGCGGCGAGGTCCGCTTCGACGCCGCCTCGCGCGCGTTGTATGCGACCGACGCCTCGAACTACCGGCATATTCCCATTGGGCTGGTCATTCCGCTGGACGAAGACGACGTGATTGCGGCGGTGGCGGTGTGCCGCGAGTTCGGCGCGCCGGTGCTCTCGCGCGGCGGCGGAACGTCGCTGGCGGGCCAGGGGACCAACGCGGCGGTGGTCTTCGACTTTTCCAAATACATGAACAGGATGGGCGCGGTGGACCCGGTGACGCGCACGGTGCACGTCCAACCAGGCATCGTGCTCGACCGTGTGCGGGAGGCGGCGGAGAAGTTCGCGCTGACCTATGCTCCCGATCCGGCGACGCACAGCCGGTGCACGATCGGCGGCATGATCGGCAACAACTCCTGCGGCGTTCATGCGCTGATGGGCGGCAAGACGGTGGACAACATCCACTCGCTCGACATTCTGCTGTACGACGGAACGCGCCTGACGGTGGGCGCGAACAGCGATGAAGATCTTGCGCGGAAGATTGCTGCGGGCGGGCGAGAGGGCGAGCTTCATGCAGGGTTGAAGAAGATCCGCGATAGCTACGCCGATCTGGTGCGCGAGAAGTTCCCGAATATTCCGCGGCGCGTGTCGGGTTACAACCTCGATGAACTGCTGCCGGAGAACCGCTTCAACGTTGCGCGAGCTTTGGTGGGGAGCGAGGGAACGTGCGTCATCATCCTTGGCGCGACGCTGAACCTTGTCGAGAGTCCGCAGTTCCGCACGCTGGTGGGCATTGGCTTTGAAGATGTCTTTATCGCCGCCGACCATGTGCCCCTGGTACTAACGTTCAAACCGATTGGCCTTGAGGGCATGGATGGGCTGCTGCTCGATTCGCTGCGCAGCAAGCAGAAGGCGCTGAACGATATTCCGCTCCTGCCCGAGGGGCGTGGCTTCCTGCTTACGGAGTTCGGTGGAGCGACGCAGCAGGAGGCGGACGATCGCGCCCGCACGGCTGCACAGGCGCTCGCAGGCATTACGACGGCGCGGATTTACAACAACGATGAAGCGCACCGCGTGTGGGCGATCCGCGAATCCGGGCTTGGCGCAACGGCGTTCGTTCCGGGCAAGCGCACGGGCTGGGAGGGCTGGGAGGATGCGGCGGTCGACCCGACGCAGCTCGCCTCGTACCTGCGCTCGATCTACGCGCTGATGCAGGAGTACGACTATCACAGCCCGATGTATGGGCACTTCGGTCAGGGCTGCGTGCACATGCGGCTGAGCTTTGATCTCGAGACGGAGAAGGGCATCCTCGCCTTTCGCGAGTTCATGGACAAGGCGGCCGACATTGCGCTGGCGCACGGCGGGTCGCTCTCGGGCGAGCACGGCGACGGACAGGCGCGCGGCGCGCTGCTGCCGAAGATGTTGGGCCCCGATCTGATGGAAGGTCTGCGCGAGTTCAAGCGGCTGTTCGATCCCGCCAACCGCATGAACCCGAACAAGCTGATCGATCCGCACGAGATCCACGAAGACCTGCGGCTGGGCGCGGACTACAAACCGTGGGAGCCGAAGACGCACTTCAGCTTTGCCGAGGACCAGGGATCGTTTGCGAAGGCGACGCTGCGCTGCGTGGGCGTGGGAGCGTGTCGCAAGGCCGATGCGGGAACGATGTGCCCGAGCTACATGGCGACGGGCGAGGAACAGCACTCCACGCGCGGGCGGGCGCACCTGCTGTGGGAGCTGATGCAGCGCGAGGTGCTGCCGGACGACTGGGCCAACGAGCAGGTGCGCGAGTCGCTCGATCTGTGTCTCTCGTGCAAGGCGTGCAAGAGCGAGTGCCCGGTCTCGGTGGATATGGCGACGTACAAGTCGGAGTTTCTGTCGCACCACTATGAGCACCATTCGCGACCGCTGGCGCACTATGCGTTCGGGATGATCGACCGCTGGGCGCGGCTGGCCTCGTTTGCGCCGGGGCTGGTGAATGCGCTCAACAGCACGCCGGGGATCTCGCACCTGATGAAGAAGGTGCTGCACATTCATCCCAGCCGCACGTTTCCAAAGTTCGCAAAGCCGTTTACGCCCGACCGCAGGATGGCGCGCGATGCGCGGCGCCGACGTGGCGATCGTCGCGAACCGCTTGCCGCCGATGCGCCGAAGGTGTTTCTGTGGGCGGACACCTTCAACAACTATTTTCATCCGGCGACGATGCGGGCGGCGCACCAGGTGCTGACGTCGGCGGGCTTCCGCGTTACGGTGCCAAACCGCCACCTGTGCTGCGGGCGGCCGTTGTACGACTTCGGCCTGCTGGACAAGGCGAAGCAGTACTTGGCGACGGTGCTTGACGCGCTGACGGCGGAGATCGAGGCGGGAACGCCGGTGGTTGTGCTGGAGCCGAGCTGCGCGTCGGTCTTTCGCGATGAGCTGGTCAATCTCTTCCCCAGCGATCCTCGCGCGCAGAAGCTGCGTTCGCAGATCTTTCTGCTGAGCGAGTTTCTTGTCCGCTATGCGCCGGAGTACGAGCCGCCGAAGATCGACGGCAAGATCGTCGTGCATGGGCACTGTCACCACAAGGCGGGGCCGGGCATGGCGGACGAAGTGAAGGTGCTGCGCGCGACCGGCGCGGAGGTGGAGCTGCTGGACTCCGGCTGCTGCGGCATGGCGGGGCCGTTCGGCTTCGAGGAAGACAAGTACGAGGTCTCGCAGAAGCTGGGCGAGCGCGTACTGCTGCCGGCGGTGCGCAACAACCGCGAGGCCATCATCGTCTCCGACGGCTTCAGTTGCTGCGAACAGATTACGCAGAACACCAGCGCGCGGCCGAAGCACCTGGCTGAGGTTCTGGCTGAGGCGGAGCGGTTGTGA
- the frr gene encoding ribosome recycling factor, producing MASAMAGIAALKGTHQELKSKMEKSVEDFRAHLAAARTGRANVHMLDQVKVDYYGTDTPVAQLGQVSTPEPTLILVQPYDKAMVSVIEKAIRTSGTGLNPMSDGTVVRVPVPPMTEERRKEVVKQLQKTLEDHKTAIRNIRRDGNDQIKKAAKDKLISADDEKRASEEVQQLTDAEIKRVEDLFKAKEKEVMTV from the coding sequence ATGGCATCGGCGATGGCAGGCATAGCAGCGTTGAAGGGAACCCACCAGGAGTTGAAGTCGAAGATGGAGAAGTCGGTGGAGGACTTTCGCGCGCATCTCGCCGCGGCGCGCACCGGCCGCGCCAACGTGCACATGCTCGACCAGGTGAAGGTCGACTACTACGGCACCGACACGCCCGTGGCCCAGCTCGGTCAGGTGAGCACACCGGAGCCGACGCTGATCCTGGTGCAGCCCTACGACAAGGCGATGGTCTCGGTCATCGAGAAGGCGATCCGTACCTCGGGCACGGGATTGAATCCCATGTCTGACGGAACGGTGGTGCGTGTGCCTGTGCCCCCGATGACCGAGGAGCGCCGCAAAGAGGTCGTCAAGCAGCTTCAGAAGACGCTCGAGGACCACAAGACGGCGATCCGCAACATCCGCCGCGATGGCAACGATCAGATCAAAAAGGCCGCAAAGGACAAGCTGATCTCCGCCGATGACGAGAAGCGCGCCAGCGAAGAGGTGCAGCAGTTGACAGACGCCGAGATCAAGCGCGTCGAAGACCTGTTCAAAGCGAAGGAAAAAGAAGTGATGACGGTCTGA
- a CDS encoding nuclear transport factor 2 family protein, with translation MAAQQGLTTVPQQQLDVIKVLLAQEAAWNRGDIETFSESYKNSPDTLFITNTVNRGFAGMVEAYKRDYPNKAIMGTLGFSELEVHPLDERFAVVIGKYHLERGKKEGGNADGIFSLVLEKTDKGWKIIVDHTTG, from the coding sequence ATGGCCGCGCAGCAGGGACTGACGACCGTGCCGCAACAGCAGCTCGACGTCATCAAGGTGCTGCTCGCGCAGGAGGCCGCCTGGAACCGCGGCGACATCGAGACTTTCTCCGAGAGCTACAAGAACTCGCCCGACACGCTCTTCATCACCAACACCGTCAACCGCGGGTTCGCCGGAATGGTGGAGGCCTACAAGCGCGACTACCCCAACAAGGCCATCATGGGAACGCTCGGCTTCTCGGAGCTTGAGGTGCATCCGCTCGACGAGCGCTTCGCAGTCGTCATCGGCAAATACCACCTGGAACGCGGAAAGAAGGAGGGCGGCAACGCCGACGGCATCTTCTCGCTCGTGCTCGAGAAGACCGACAAGGGATGGAAGATCATCGTCGACCACACTACGGGGTAA
- a CDS encoding DUF1211 domain-containing protein: MNETTFPTTRLEAFSDGVLAVIITIMVLELKVPHENGLAGLLSLAPILFVYLLSFSFTGIYWVNHHHLIRRVEECDHRVLYANLGFLFAASLLPFFTAYVIEKHSDSFSVAIYAASMIFTGFMFFLLRISVARLLKKSETLSPEDVATKRKHIVSLALYIAAVPLAHFHPYVALGAITLVTVIWIIPTARPTCDRSA; the protein is encoded by the coding sequence ATGAACGAAACGACGTTCCCCACGACGAGGCTCGAGGCCTTCTCCGACGGCGTTCTGGCGGTCATCATCACCATCATGGTGCTGGAGCTGAAGGTCCCGCACGAGAATGGCCTCGCCGGCCTGCTCTCGCTCGCGCCCATTCTCTTCGTCTATCTGCTCTCCTTCTCTTTCACCGGGATTTACTGGGTGAACCACCATCACCTCATCCGCCGCGTCGAAGAGTGCGACCACCGCGTGCTCTACGCGAACCTGGGATTTCTCTTTGCGGCGTCGCTGCTCCCCTTCTTCACTGCATACGTGATCGAGAAGCACTCCGACTCCTTCTCCGTGGCCATCTACGCCGCGTCGATGATCTTCACGGGATTCATGTTCTTCCTGCTGCGGATCTCCGTTGCGCGGCTGCTGAAGAAGAGCGAAACACTTTCGCCGGAAGACGTAGCAACCAAGCGCAAACATATCGTCAGTCTCGCTCTCTACATAGCCGCTGTTCCGCTGGCGCACTTCCACCCTTATGTCGCCCTCGGCGCCATCACGCTGGTCACCGTCATCTGGATCATTCCCACCGCAAGACCCACCTGCGACCGGAGCGCCTGA